From Pseudoxanthomonas sp. YR558, the proteins below share one genomic window:
- the rimK gene encoding 30S ribosomal protein S6--L-glutamate ligase: MKLAILSRNSKLYSTRRLVEAARQRGHTARVLDPLRCYMRISSSGFQLHYKGKSLADYDAVIPRIGASITRYGTAVLRQFELMGTYSPNPSDAILRARDKLRAHQLLAAQGIDLPVTVFGDNPDDTTDLLSMLGPPPHVIKLNEGAQGAGVMLTEKPSASRSVVEALRGLYASFVVQEFIGEAEGADLRCFVVGDEVVASMRRQAPEGDFRSNLHRGGTAMRMEASDEERAVAVRAARVLGLGVAGVDLIRAARGPLVLEVNSTPGLEGIEAVCGVDVAGRIVDHLAAKA, from the coding sequence ATGAAGCTCGCCATCCTGTCGCGAAACAGCAAGCTGTATTCCACCCGCCGCCTCGTTGAAGCAGCGCGACAGCGCGGCCACACCGCGCGCGTGCTCGATCCACTGCGCTGCTACATGCGCATCTCGTCCTCGGGCTTCCAGTTGCACTACAAGGGCAAGTCGCTCGCGGACTACGATGCGGTCATCCCGCGCATCGGTGCGTCCATCACACGATACGGCACCGCGGTGCTGCGGCAGTTCGAGCTGATGGGCACCTATAGTCCGAATCCTTCCGATGCCATCCTGCGCGCGCGCGACAAGCTGCGCGCGCACCAGTTGTTGGCGGCACAGGGCATCGACCTGCCGGTGACGGTGTTCGGCGACAACCCGGACGACACCACCGATTTGCTGTCGATGCTCGGCCCGCCGCCGCACGTCATCAAGTTGAACGAAGGCGCCCAAGGGGCGGGCGTCATGCTGACCGAAAAGCCATCCGCCTCGCGGAGCGTGGTCGAGGCGCTGCGCGGCCTGTACGCGAGTTTCGTGGTGCAGGAGTTCATCGGCGAGGCAGAGGGCGCGGACCTGCGTTGCTTCGTGGTCGGCGACGAGGTCGTCGCCTCGATGCGTCGCCAGGCACCCGAAGGAGACTTCCGTTCCAACCTGCACCGCGGAGGGACGGCCATGCGCATGGAGGCCTCCGACGAGGAGCGCGCCGTCGCGGTACGCGCAGCGCGGGTGCTCGGCCTGGGCGTGGCCGGCGTGGACCTGATCCGGGCCGCCCGCGGTCCGCTGGTTCTGGAGGTCAATTCCACTCCGGGACTAGAGGGGATCGAGGCCGTCTGCGGGGTGGACGTCGCCGGCAGGATCGTGGACCACCTCGCCGCCAAGGCCTGA
- the thiS gene encoding sulfur carrier protein ThiS yields the protein MDIQLNGQPHALPEYSTLLELLEQQGLAERRVAVEVNGEIVPRGQHAHAQLKAGDRVEIVHALGGG from the coding sequence ATGGACATCCAGTTGAATGGGCAGCCGCACGCATTGCCCGAATACAGCACCCTCCTCGAACTGCTCGAACAGCAAGGCCTGGCCGAACGCCGGGTCGCCGTCGAGGTCAACGGCGAGATCGTTCCGCGGGGCCAGCATGCCCACGCGCAGCTGAAGGCCGGCGACCGCGTGGAGATCGTGCACGCCCTCGGCGGCGGTTGA
- a CDS encoding autotransporter domain-containing protein, producing MAVALAMAAVPALAQDGPYTQTVFFGDSLTDAGYFRPLLPASVRAVTGQFTTNPGFVWSQYLAEYYGTSAYANGNGQVGTNYAAGGARVGTNTTGALGPIPSLATQVNTYLSSTGGRADPNALYTVWGGANDLFAITSGGANPTTTIGAAVTAQVGIIGTLQTAGARYILVPTIPDLGVTPGFRAQGTAAAAAGTQLSTTYNTALFDAIDTAGFRVIPLDTFTLLREIVASPAEYGFANVTGTACQPQITANSLTCNPTSYVTPNAPDTYAFADGVHPTSKAHSILSQYAVAMLEGPRQIALLPYTASVHGRARADRVASHVNGKPEADGMRWWGDLRGDFLRYDHGDLYDGAGPMGTFGVDWSRGSLVYGAFAGYGRAQYDFGKRSGSFDESDATLGGFAGWYGDSFWANAQVSYSWISYDVDREVQLGDVTRRHSGSPDGTNLSLGLSAGYQWGEGAFRHGPVISVVSQTIEMDGYSESNVNSSALAYPDQDFDSLIGSAGYEVSYAINDHLQPYARLTVDKEFEDPAEEVFAQSLSLPGTNPYAVPGLDTDNGYGTLLMGARTKLFGFDANLGVTTTVNQGGGTNTTAFMTLGGNF from the coding sequence CTGGCCGTCGCGCTGGCGATGGCGGCTGTTCCCGCCCTTGCCCAGGACGGCCCCTACACGCAGACCGTGTTCTTCGGCGACAGCCTGACCGATGCCGGTTACTTCCGGCCGCTGCTGCCCGCCAGCGTGCGCGCGGTGACAGGCCAGTTCACCACCAATCCCGGCTTCGTCTGGTCGCAGTACCTGGCGGAGTACTACGGCACCAGCGCTTACGCCAACGGCAATGGCCAGGTAGGCACCAATTACGCCGCCGGTGGCGCCCGCGTGGGCACCAACACCACGGGCGCGCTCGGCCCGATCCCCTCGCTGGCCACGCAGGTCAACACCTACCTGAGCTCGACCGGCGGCCGGGCCGATCCCAATGCGCTCTACACCGTATGGGGCGGTGCGAACGACCTGTTCGCCATCACTAGCGGCGGCGCCAACCCGACCACGACCATCGGTGCTGCCGTCACGGCACAGGTGGGCATCATCGGCACGTTGCAGACGGCGGGCGCGCGCTACATCCTGGTGCCCACGATCCCGGACCTGGGCGTGACGCCCGGTTTCCGCGCACAGGGCACCGCAGCGGCGGCGGCGGGCACGCAGCTGTCGACGACCTACAACACCGCGCTGTTCGATGCGATCGACACCGCGGGTTTCCGGGTGATCCCGCTGGACACGTTCACCCTGCTGCGTGAGATCGTCGCCAGCCCGGCCGAATACGGCTTCGCCAATGTCACCGGCACGGCGTGCCAGCCGCAGATCACCGCCAACTCGCTGACCTGCAATCCGACCTCGTACGTCACGCCGAATGCACCGGACACCTATGCATTCGCCGATGGCGTGCATCCCACTTCAAAAGCGCACAGCATCCTGTCGCAGTACGCGGTCGCGATGCTGGAAGGACCGCGCCAGATCGCGCTGCTCCCGTATACCGCGTCCGTGCACGGACGTGCCCGTGCGGATCGCGTAGCCTCGCACGTCAACGGTAAGCCCGAGGCCGATGGCATGCGCTGGTGGGGCGATCTGCGCGGCGACTTCCTGCGCTACGACCACGGCGACCTGTATGACGGCGCCGGCCCGATGGGTACCTTCGGCGTCGACTGGTCGCGCGGCTCGCTGGTCTACGGCGCGTTCGCCGGCTACGGCCGCGCGCAATACGACTTCGGCAAGCGCAGCGGCAGTTTCGACGAGTCGGATGCCACGCTGGGCGGCTTCGCGGGCTGGTATGGCGACAGCTTCTGGGCGAACGCGCAGGTCAGCTACAGCTGGATTTCCTATGACGTCGACCGCGAAGTGCAGCTGGGCGATGTGACCCGCCGCCACAGCGGTTCGCCCGACGGCACCAACCTGAGCCTGGGCCTGAGCGCCGGCTACCAGTGGGGCGAGGGCGCGTTCCGTCATGGCCCCGTCATCAGCGTGGTGTCGCAGACGATCGAAATGGACGGTTACAGCGAGAGCAACGTCAACTCCAGCGCGCTGGCGTATCCGGACCAGGACTTCGACTCGCTCATCGGCAGTGCGGGTTATGAGGTCAGCTATGCGATCAACGATCACCTGCAGCCGTATGCGCGCCTGACCGTCGACAAGGAGTTCGAGGATCCGGCCGAGGAAGTGTTCGCGCAGTCACTGTCGCTGCCCGGCACCAACCCCTACGCCGTGCCCGGCCTGGATACCGACAACGGCTACGGCACCCTGCTGATGGGTGCGCGCACGAAGCTGTTCGGCTTCGACGCCAACCTGGGTGTCACCACCACCGTGAACCAGGGTGGTGGCACCAACACCACGGCGTTCATGACACTGGGTGGCAACTTCTGA
- a CDS encoding HAMP domain-containing sensor histidine kinase — MPATESPKPRRHRRFRRRLRTRIILSFVLLGFGLTLLLAFSANWVRNRVEEDLVVDAISQNIIEYQRRYEASGGLERDLRVQTMRGYAFAPDKFEQLKIDQPEWYELPNGIHTVSGTDDDGSPFSYWLAVQKTPEAWFFLAYDKTESVKAKSKFNNALVGVVVVFTGISMLIGWWSASRVMSPVSELAARLRAYRGSSNPRALAPHFPQDEVGELAKALDDYSERLTEVVQRDREFNADVSHELRTPLAIIRGSVELMLSRPDMDEKTRTRIQRIQRAEQQCTDLISALLLLSRNERGHGNTDVARVVDQLLDSHRATLGGKPLTLRVEGEEGARVDSPEAALSVALGNLIGNAVKYTKEGEVIVRLLPEAVEVVDSGPGLSKEDAARLFERGYRGTHAGHSQGGGIGLSIVSRLCALYGWEVGVRPGDAKGVVATLRFSPMRDASVDGPERS, encoded by the coding sequence ATGCCAGCAACTGAGTCGCCTAAACCCCGCCGCCACCGCCGCTTCAGGCGGCGGCTGCGCACCCGCATCATCCTGTCGTTCGTCCTATTGGGGTTCGGACTGACCCTGCTCTTGGCGTTCTCCGCCAATTGGGTGCGCAATCGGGTCGAAGAAGACCTCGTCGTCGATGCGATCAGCCAGAACATCATCGAGTACCAACGCCGCTACGAAGCCAGTGGAGGCCTCGAGCGCGACCTTCGCGTCCAGACGATGCGTGGATATGCGTTTGCGCCGGACAAGTTCGAGCAGCTGAAGATCGATCAGCCCGAGTGGTATGAGCTGCCCAACGGCATCCACACGGTCAGCGGCACGGACGACGACGGGTCTCCATTCTCCTACTGGCTGGCCGTACAGAAGACGCCTGAAGCCTGGTTCTTCCTCGCGTACGACAAGACCGAATCGGTCAAGGCGAAGAGCAAGTTCAATAACGCGCTCGTCGGTGTCGTCGTCGTGTTCACCGGCATCTCCATGCTGATCGGGTGGTGGTCCGCGTCCCGCGTGATGAGTCCGGTTTCCGAGCTCGCCGCGCGCCTACGCGCCTATCGAGGCAGCAGCAATCCCCGCGCGCTGGCGCCGCATTTCCCGCAGGACGAAGTCGGCGAGCTGGCCAAGGCGTTGGATGATTACTCGGAGCGGCTGACCGAAGTCGTCCAGCGCGATCGGGAATTCAACGCAGACGTCAGCCACGAGCTGCGCACGCCGCTGGCCATCATCCGTGGCTCGGTGGAACTGATGTTGTCGCGTCCGGACATGGACGAAAAGACGCGTACGCGCATCCAGCGCATCCAGCGTGCCGAGCAGCAATGCACGGACCTGATCAGCGCGCTGCTGCTGCTGTCGCGCAACGAGCGCGGCCATGGCAATACCGATGTGGCCCGCGTGGTCGACCAACTGCTCGACTCCCACCGTGCCACGCTGGGCGGCAAGCCGCTCACGCTGCGCGTGGAGGGCGAAGAGGGCGCCAGGGTGGATTCGCCCGAGGCCGCGCTGTCCGTGGCGTTGGGCAACCTGATCGGTAATGCGGTGAAGTACACGAAGGAGGGCGAGGTCATCGTCCGCCTGCTGCCGGAGGCGGTCGAAGTCGTGGATTCCGGACCCGGCTTGAGCAAGGAAGACGCCGCGCGCCTGTTCGAACGGGGCTATCGCGGAACGCATGCCGGCCACTCCCAAGGCGGCGGCATCGGCCTGTCCATCGTCAGTCGCCTCTGTGCGCTGTACGGATGGGAGGTGGGCGTGCGGCCTGGCGACGCGAAGGGGGTGGTGGCGACGCTGCGCTTCTCCCCGATGCGGGATGCATCGGTCGATGGTCCGGAACGCAGCTGA
- a CDS encoding thiazole synthase codes for MSNTVPHDPLVIAGKTFRSRLLTGTGKFKDFEETRLATEAAGAEIVTVAIRRTNLGQSPNEPNLLDVLPPDRYTLLPNTAGCYTADDAVRTCRLARELLDGHTLVKLEVLGDPKTLYPDVVQTLAAAEKLVADGFQVMVYTSDDPILARRLEEIGCVAVMPLAAPIGSGLGVQNKYNLLEIIENAKVPVLVDAGVGTASDAAIAMELGCDGVLMNTAIAGAKHPILMASAMKKAVEAGREAFLAGRIPRKRNASASSPIDGLIG; via the coding sequence ATGTCCAACACCGTCCCCCATGACCCGCTGGTGATCGCGGGCAAGACCTTCCGTTCCCGCCTGCTGACCGGCACCGGCAAGTTCAAGGATTTCGAGGAAACCCGCCTGGCCACCGAGGCCGCGGGCGCCGAGATCGTCACCGTCGCCATCCGGCGCACGAACCTGGGCCAGTCACCGAACGAGCCCAACCTGCTCGACGTGCTGCCGCCGGACCGCTACACCCTCCTGCCGAATACCGCCGGCTGCTACACCGCCGACGACGCCGTGCGCACCTGCCGGCTGGCCCGCGAACTGCTCGACGGCCACACGTTGGTCAAGCTGGAAGTGCTGGGCGACCCGAAGACCCTCTACCCCGACGTGGTGCAGACGCTGGCCGCTGCCGAGAAGCTGGTCGCCGACGGCTTCCAGGTGATGGTCTACACCAGCGACGACCCGATCCTGGCCCGCCGCCTGGAAGAGATCGGCTGCGTCGCGGTGATGCCGCTGGCTGCCCCGATCGGGTCCGGCCTGGGCGTGCAGAACAAGTACAACCTGCTGGAGATCATCGAGAACGCCAAGGTCCCCGTGCTGGTTGATGCCGGTGTAGGCACGGCGTCCGATGCCGCCATCGCGATGGAATTGGGCTGCGACGGCGTGCTGATGAACACCGCCATCGCCGGCGCCAAGCATCCGATATTGATGGCCAGCGCCATGAAGAAGGCCGTGGAAGCCGGCCGCGAGGCGTTCCTGGCCGGCCGCATCCCGCGCAAGCGCAATGCGTCGGCATCGAGTCCGATCGACGGACTGATCGGCTGA
- the trmB gene encoding tRNA (guanosine(46)-N7)-methyltransferase TrmB, which translates to MTDPFSSPGAKTPPKPFTISEGRREIRSFVLRQGRFTDAQQRAFDTQWPRFGLDYAGTPRDYDAVFGRTAPRVLEIGFGNGEALRFAAAHDKDRDYLGLEVHAPGVGRLLNALAEDGSVHVRIYHHDAVEVLQHEVADGALDEVRIYFPDPWHKKRHNKRRLVQPEFAALIARKLRPGGRLHCATDWEAYAEHMWDVLDATPGLTNRAGPRGSVPRPAWRPQTHFETRGQKLGHGVWDLLYDRE; encoded by the coding sequence ATGACGGATCCGTTTTCCAGCCCGGGCGCCAAGACACCGCCCAAGCCGTTCACGATCAGCGAAGGCCGGCGCGAAATCCGCAGCTTCGTACTGCGGCAAGGGCGCTTCACCGATGCCCAGCAGCGGGCGTTCGACACGCAGTGGCCGAGGTTCGGGCTGGACTACGCCGGTACGCCGCGGGACTACGATGCGGTGTTCGGACGCACCGCACCGCGCGTGCTGGAAATCGGATTCGGCAACGGCGAGGCCCTGCGCTTCGCCGCTGCGCACGACAAGGACCGCGACTACCTCGGTCTTGAGGTGCACGCTCCTGGTGTCGGTCGCCTGCTGAACGCGCTGGCCGAGGACGGCAGTGTCCACGTGCGCATCTATCACCACGATGCGGTCGAAGTGCTTCAGCACGAAGTGGCCGACGGCGCGCTGGATGAAGTGCGCATCTACTTCCCGGACCCGTGGCACAAGAAGCGCCACAACAAGCGCCGCCTGGTGCAGCCCGAATTCGCTGCGCTGATCGCGCGCAAGCTGCGCCCCGGTGGTCGCCTGCACTGCGCCACCGACTGGGAAGCCTATGCCGAGCACATGTGGGACGTGCTGGATGCGACGCCGGGCCTGACCAATCGCGCCGGCCCGCGCGGTAGCGTGCCGCGCCCGGCGTGGCGCCCGCAGACCCATTTCGAGACCCGCGGCCAGAAGCTCGGCCACGGGGTGTGGGATCTTCTGTACGACCGCGAGTAA
- a CDS encoding response regulator transcription factor, whose amino-acid sequence MRILVIEDNSDIAANLGDYLEERGHTVDFAADGVTGLHLAVVHEFDAIVLDLNLPGMDGLEVCRKLRNEARKQTPVLMLTARDSLDNKLAGFDSGADDYLIKPFALQEVEVRLNALSRRGKGVQTRVLEVGELEYNLDTLEVRRQGKLLQLNPTALKILQALMEASPAVVTRQELETRVWGEELPDSDSLRVHIHGLRAVVDKPFDSPYIQTRHGIGYRIAAPDASN is encoded by the coding sequence ATGCGCATTCTTGTTATAGAAGACAATAGCGACATCGCCGCCAACCTCGGCGATTATCTGGAGGAGCGTGGCCACACCGTCGACTTTGCGGCCGACGGTGTGACCGGGTTGCACCTGGCGGTGGTGCACGAGTTCGACGCCATCGTGCTCGACCTCAATCTGCCGGGCATGGATGGGCTGGAAGTCTGCCGCAAGCTGCGCAATGAAGCACGCAAGCAGACGCCGGTCCTGATGCTGACCGCACGCGATTCGCTCGACAACAAATTGGCCGGGTTCGATTCCGGTGCGGACGACTATCTGATCAAGCCGTTCGCGCTGCAGGAAGTCGAAGTCCGCCTCAATGCCCTCTCGCGCCGCGGCAAGGGCGTGCAGACGCGCGTGTTGGAAGTGGGCGAACTCGAATACAACCTGGATACGCTGGAAGTGCGTCGGCAGGGCAAGCTGCTGCAGCTGAACCCGACCGCGCTGAAGATCCTGCAGGCCCTGATGGAAGCCTCACCCGCCGTGGTGACCCGCCAGGAACTGGAAACCCGTGTCTGGGGCGAAGAGTTGCCTGACTCGGATTCCCTACGCGTGCACATCCACGGTCTGCGCGCCGTGGTCGACAAGCCGTTCGACTCGCCCTACATCCAGACCCGCCACGGCATCGGATACCGCATCGCCGCGCCCGATGCCAGCAACTGA